CCACCACCGCCTCCGGAAGACGGCGCTGCGTTCACGGTGAAAACCGCGGAGACAGCGTTGTTGCCGGGCGTTGAATCGTTGAAGCCGCGCAGCACGACATTGCTAGTGAAAGTGCCGGTCGCCGTCGCGGTCATGGCGATGTCGATGTTGCGCGAGGTGTTCGGTGAGAGGGAGAGCAACGTGCATTGCAGGGTCGTGGTGCCGCTGCACAGGATTTCGCTTGACGATATGGCGTTCACCGTGACGAACGGCGGCAACGGGATATCCACGGTGATGTCGAGCGAGAGCGCGGCACCGTTGGTTATCGTGATCAGCGGAAAACGCAGCGCGGCACCGTTGTTCGCGGTCACGCTGGTCTGTGCGACCGACAGCTGGATGTCGGTCGCGTCGGCCGTGAGGATGGTTACCACGAGGCTGTTGTTGAGCTGATTTGAATCGCGATCCGGGTAGACGTCGAGCACAGAAATCGTGTTTCTCCCGCCGGTGACGGCGCGGAACACGGCCCTGACGGGGATCACGGAATTCGCGGGCAGGGTTCCGAGCTCGCACGGCATGCCGATCTGCGCCTGCGGGCAATCCACGCCGCCGATGCTCAGGGAATCGAGCGCCACCGAGGCATCGGCTACACCCGGAACCAACCTGGCTCCCACCACCGGATTCCTGCCGGTGGTGATGGTGGCATCGACGGTAGTAGTTTGGCCGGTCAGCAGCATTCGTGCCGCGAGGGGCCCGCTTATTCCGATATCCACGATGGGCCGCACTTGCAGCGTGGCGTGCGCGACATTGTTGGTCGGATCACCGTCGTCGGTGGCGGTCACTGTGATCGTCGCGTCCCCGTCGACGGCCGTGTCGGAGACGAAGGTGAAGCCCATGGTGGCGCTTATCTGGTTTGACAGAGCGCCGCCAGGAAATGATCCGGTGCAGCGCCCGCGCTGCGACGTGAGCAGCGCACACGTCCACCCCGAGGGGCCATTGTTGAACCCGAGAGTCAACAGGCGCAGAGGTGCCGCGAGTTCGATGGTCGCGGTCACGTTCTGGGCCGGATTCACGCCCTCGCTTACGACCTGGAACGCGGAGCTTGCGATCGCGCCTTCTACAACTCCGAAGGAATTCCCCACGACCGCGGCGACGTCGACGGCGAGGCTCGCATACACCCAGGTGAACACGCCCGAATACGCGATGTCCGCTCCGTTGGCCCAGCGCGCGCTTGCATAGAGGGTCGACGTGGCGTCAGCGATCATGTGGAACCGCACCACGACGGTTCGGACGTCGCCCGGATTCAGCGTGCCGAAGTCGCAGGCGATGAAGTCCGGCACTGGTGCGCAGGTGATCGACGGTGTCGTCACGGACTCGACCACACCCTGATACGGCAGTTGCAGCAAGAAGCGCGCATTCTGCGAGGGAAGCCGGCCGACCACGTCCAGTGTGTACGTAAGCTCGTACGAGGTACCGATGACGGCGCGCAGCTCTTCGGTGGAGACGCTGATGCGCACTTCGCGCTCCGCGCTCACGTCGACGCGAGCCCTGGCTTGGTCGTTGCCGGCGTTCGAATCGTTAGGCACGTTCAGAGTCGCGCTCCCGTTCGCGATGCGGGCGATGTTCGCGCGGCCGCGCAGCGTGATGCGCGTCGATGTCCCGACGGCGATGTCGGCGAGCTGGCAATTCAGTATCCCGTCAGAAGACACTTCGATGACGCAGGTGTGGGGCCCACCGTTGAACGACTCGATCGGTATGCCGCCGAGGTTGATCAAGACCCGGCCGCCGTGCGAGTCCTGCGTTCCGCGGGACAAGACGTCGACGGTGTAGTCGACTACGTCGTTTACAAACGCCGTCGAAACGCTCGGGGTGATCGTCACTCCGAGGTCCACACCCGACTGGAGCCCCACCAGCACGAGACCCGAGTTATTGCCCGTGACGAAATCGTCCTCGACGGTGAGCACCGCCTGAACGGAAAAACTGCCGACCGTACTTCCGGTGACGCGCAAATCCAGCGCCCGTTCTTCGCCGACGGCGACATCGGCGAGCGCGCAGGTGATCACGCCGCTTGCGACACTGCAGTTCGCGCCCGCGAGCGTCGCGCCAGTCAACGAATACCAAGAGGGAAATGTGACTTCGAGCTCGACATGGGTGCCGATGCGATTGCCGATCGAACGCAGCGTCATGGGCAGCGAGAATGTGCCGGTCGTTTGCGTCTCGTACGGTGAGGGCGGCAGTACGAGCGCGACGTCCACGTAGTTCGCCGAGCCGATGCAGATGCCGCGGGCGGCAGCGATCGAGGCCGCCATCGAACTCAAACTGCACGCGGAAAACTCCGTGCTGCCGTTCAGCGTGGGCGACATGAGCCAGTTCTGCGGCGTGCTCGCGCAAACACCTTCGACGCCATCGTGACGCGCGCCGAAGTTGTGGCCGATCTCGTGCGCCATGACGAGTGCGGAGTAGAACGCTCCCTGCTCGGAATCGCTCAGCGACACGCCCTCGTGCGCCTTGCAAAGCGAATCGACGAACGCGATGCCGATGGTGTCGCCATCGAGGTTCTTGCCGGTCATCAGGTGTGCGAGACCCGCCGCGCGCACCGCCGGTATCGACTCGCGATAGTCCGCGAGCTGTTCGAGCAGCGTGCCGGCTTCTGTCGCGGTAAACGGGTCGGGACTCGAGGGCGCGAGACGCAGCTCGGTTGGCAGGAGCAGCACGCCGACCTGCTCGGCAAAAATTCCGTCGACGACGTTCAGTCGCGCGAGCATCGCCGCGGTTGCATCGGCGCCGGCTGAATTCTGAAAGGCCTTGTCCGCGATCAACGATATGTCGAGTGCTTCGTTGACGGCGGCCGTCGCGGCATTGGCGCGCAGCTGTGCCACGAAACCCTTGTACTGCTGCAGCCCCGAATCTCCGGCGGCAGCGGCCGTGCCGCCCCCATCCACGAGGCCGCAAAATTCCGGCGGCAACCCGTTCAGCGTATCCGAGAGGCGGTAGACAACCGTCTGGTCCGCCGCCGCCGCGAAAGGCGTCGTGAGTTTGCCGGCGATGCTGCCGTAACTGGCAACGACGTAGACGTCGTTACCGTCCCAGATCGCGCCTTCGAGACGCGTGCCGACACGCGTCAACCGCACCCACGAGCCCGGCACCTCGTCGAGTTTTCCGCGCAGAACGCGCGTCTGGGCAAAACTTGCCTTGCGCGCGGCCGGAATGGCCTTGAGCAGCCGGGCATTGCTTTCGAGTGTCAGTGCGAACCGCCGTCCATAGGCATCGAACTGGGTTTTGCCTTCGGCCGCAGGCAGCGTCACGGGCTCGGCGAACTTGATCTGCATCTGCGATGCGGCGCGCGCGACGCCCGGGGAAACCACCCATGACATTAACCCAACCGCGATGGCGAAGACTGCTCGCATTTCGGCCCCTTCCCGCCTGCCGGCGATGTTTTCGTTTGCACCGGATCATACGGCTATCCGGCGGGCTTGAACAAACTACAGTTTCAGAGGAGTTGGCCCCTATCCACAGCCGGTACGGAATCGAGCGCGGCTACTTCTTCGCGAGCTCGCTGCCGCCCGCCAGTTCCGGCGCCTTCTGTGCCGCCATCCACTTGCGAATGCGCCGGGCGTCTGCGGTGCGCGTCAGCTTGCCGAAGGAATTCAGGAACACCATGTCGACGACACGGTCGTCGAGGATGGTCTGCATCACCAGGCATTGGCCGGCATCGTTGGTAAAACCCGTCTTCTGCACGAGGATGGTCCAGTCATCCTTGCCGATCAGCAGATTCGTGTTGCGATACATCAGCATGCTCTTGCCCGCGCGCACTTCGTGCGAATGCAGCGTCGAGAACTCCTTGATCTCGGCCTGGCGCGCGGCGGCGTTGACGAGCTTCACCAGGTCGCGCGCGGTCGAGGTGTTGAGGCTGGAAAGCCCGGACGGATCGGCGAAGTGCGTGTGCGTCATGCCGAGCACCTTTGCCTTCAGGTTCATCGTCTTGACGAACGCGGGGATGCCGCCCGGATAGTTGCGCGCCAGCACGCGTGCGGCGAGGTTCTCGGACGCCATCAGCGCGAGGCGCAGCAGATCGCGCCGCGTGAGCTTCGTGCCGTTCGGCAGATGCGAGAACGCGCCCTTGCCTTTCCAGCGGTCGTCGGCGGTGATCTTGATGACTTCGTCGAGGGACTGCTGCGCGTCGAACACGACGAGTGCGGTCATGAGCTTGGTGACGGAGGCGATGGGCGTGACGACGCCAGCATCGTGTTCGAAGATCACCTCGCCGCTTTTCGCGTCGACCACCAGCGCAGCGGCGGATTTTACACCGGGCCCTGGGGTCTTTTTGTCAGCGGCGCTCGCCGAAAATCCCGACGCCATCGAAAACGCTGCGAGCAAGCTCGCGAAAACGGCCGTGCTTCGGCGCATCGCGCAATCCTTCCGATCGAAGTTCCCTGATTGCCCGCGATGGTATGCCGAAGTCCGGCGGTGTGCACTGCTCCGATCAGTTGCGGGCGACGGCCTCGATGTTGTTGCCGTCCGGGTCGAGGACGAAAGCGCCGTAGTACTTGTCGCCGCCTTGGCGCGGGCCGGGCTTGCCGTTGTCGCGGCCGCCGGCGGCCAGCGCCGCGCGGTGGAACTCGTCGACCGTCGCGTGATCCTTCGCCGCGAACGCGACGTGCATCTGGTTGATGCCCGCGCGCGAGCCTTCGATCCAGTACGACGGACGCAACGTGCCGATCCACAGGTAGGGAATTTCACCCGGGCCACGGCCTAACAAGAAGAAATCCTTGTGAGGCTGCGTGATGCCGAGCCCGAGCGCTTTGGCGACCGCGTCGTAGAAGGCGCGGGCCTTGGGTAGATCGGTGACGACGATGCCGGTGTGGTCGAGCATGGGCGATTTCCTC
This sequence is a window from Pseudomonadota bacterium. Protein-coding genes within it:
- a CDS encoding M12 family metallo-peptidase, with translation MRAVFAIAVGLMSWVVSPGVARAASQMQIKFAEPVTLPAAEGKTQFDAYGRRFALTLESNARLLKAIPAARKASFAQTRVLRGKLDEVPGSWVRLTRVGTRLEGAIWDGNDVYVVASYGSIAGKLTTPFAAAADQTVVYRLSDTLNGLPPEFCGLVDGGGTAAAAGDSGLQQYKGFVAQLRANAATAAVNEALDISLIADKAFQNSAGADATAAMLARLNVVDGIFAEQVGVLLLPTELRLAPSSPDPFTATEAGTLLEQLADYRESIPAVRAAGLAHLMTGKNLDGDTIGIAFVDSLCKAHEGVSLSDSEQGAFYSALVMAHEIGHNFGARHDGVEGVCASTPQNWLMSPTLNGSTEFSACSLSSMAASIAAARGICIGSANYVDVALVLPPSPYETQTTGTFSLPMTLRSIGNRIGTHVELEVTFPSWYSLTGATLAGANCSVASGVITCALADVAVGEERALDLRVTGSTVGSFSVQAVLTVEDDFVTGNNSGLVLVGLQSGVDLGVTITPSVSTAFVNDVVDYTVDVLSRGTQDSHGGRVLINLGGIPIESFNGGPHTCVIEVSSDGILNCQLADIAVGTSTRITLRGRANIARIANGSATLNVPNDSNAGNDQARARVDVSAEREVRISVSTEELRAVIGTSYELTYTLDVVGRLPSQNARFLLQLPYQGVVESVTTPSITCAPVPDFIACDFGTLNPGDVRTVVVRFHMIADATSTLYASARWANGADIAYSGVFTWVYASLAVDVAAVVGNSFGVVEGAIASSAFQVVSEGVNPAQNVTATIELAAPLRLLTLGFNNGPSGWTCALLTSQRGRCTGSFPGGALSNQISATMGFTFVSDTAVDGDATITVTATDDGDPTNNVAHATLQVRPIVDIGISGPLAARMLLTGQTTTVDATITTGRNPVVGARLVPGVADASVALDSLSIGGVDCPQAQIGMPCELGTLPANSVIPVRAVFRAVTGGRNTISVLDVYPDRDSNQLNNSLVVTILTADATDIQLSVAQTSVTANNGAALRFPLITITNGAALSLDITVDIPLPPFVTVNAISSSEILCSGTTTLQCTLLSLSPNTSRNIDIAMTATATGTFTSNVVLRGFNDSTPGNNAVSAVFTVNAAPSSGGGGGGSAGGSGGGGGGRIEWLLLVLLTTLAMRRGKSARG
- the pbpG gene encoding D-alanyl-D-alanine endopeptidase; the encoded protein is MRRSTAVFASLLAAFSMASGFSASAADKKTPGPGVKSAAALVVDAKSGEVIFEHDAGVVTPIASVTKLMTALVVFDAQQSLDEVIKITADDRWKGKGAFSHLPNGTKLTRRDLLRLALMASENLAARVLARNYPGGIPAFVKTMNLKAKVLGMTHTHFADPSGLSSLNTSTARDLVKLVNAAARQAEIKEFSTLHSHEVRAGKSMLMYRNTNLLIGKDDWTILVQKTGFTNDAGQCLVMQTILDDRVVDMVFLNSFGKLTRTADARRIRKWMAAQKAPELAGGSELAKK
- a CDS encoding VOC family protein, translating into MLDHTGIVVTDLPKARAFYDAVAKALGLGITQPHKDFFLLGRGPGEIPYLWIGTLRPSYWIEGSRAGINQMHVAFAAKDHATVDEFHRAALAAGGRDNGKPGPRQGGDKYYGAFVLDPDGNNIEAVARN